From Diospyros lotus cultivar Yz01 chromosome 4, ASM1463336v1, whole genome shotgun sequence, a single genomic window includes:
- the LOC127798903 gene encoding uncharacterized protein LOC127798903 has translation MCIYILTVNLHIYHLLSRISIKVEAKYVQKGSLFFSMRAKENGQSRFLRLITLPIRALGKARDFYVRSMTDYAGKLTHGNYASGPTAGQLSSLPKSFSVSSSRSNENDDFRELIRAASTRSTLGNRVDVNDMELYMQQHGQVRRPAADAVPRSRSVAMGRIDEEKSCDFGEESLGVAGRAELIFPRSRSHAVAKRNTVF, from the coding sequence atgtgtatatatattcttacaGTTAACTTGCACATATATCATCTTCTTTCTCGTATTTCAATTAAAGTTGAAGCCAAATACGTACAGAAGGGTTCTTTGTTCTTCAGCATGAGAGCCAAAGAGAACGGTCAAAGCAGGTTCCTGCGCTTGATAACACTGCCCATTAGGGCCCTGGGCAAAGCGAGGGACTTCTACGTCCGAAGCATGACCGATTATGCCGGAAAGCTGACACATGGAAACTACGCCTCCGGCCCTACTGCCGGCCAACTCTCCTCCTTGCCGAAGAGCTTCAGCGTTAGCTCTTCGAGGTCGAACGAGAACGACGACTTCAGAGAGCTGATCAGAGCCGCCTCCACCAGGAGTACTTTGGGCAATAGGGTCGACGTCAACGACATGGAGTTGTACATGCAGCAGCACGGCCAAGTGAGGCGGCCGGCGGCGGACGCCGTACCCAGGAGCCGCAGCGTCGCGATGGGAAGGATTGACGAAGAGAAATCTTGCGACTTTGGTGAAGAGAGCCTTGGTGTTGCTGGTAGAGCCGAGTTGATTTTCCCTAGAAGTCGAAGCCATGCCGTGGCAAAGAGGAATACCGTGTTCTGA
- the LOC127798696 gene encoding U-box domain-containing protein 30-like: protein MPMYQPPSRRRDGDVKHEMGGGGQVLDLETAVKDGILGGGGGAVCSGEKLDLKKMIEELDSIEVPAVFICPISLEPMQDPVTLCTGQTYEKPNILKWFSLGHFTCPITMVELWDDSLTPNKTLHQLIHSWFSQKYLVMKKRSEDVQGRALELLETLKKVKGQARVKALKELRLVVNGHDSARKTVKENGGIGFISSLLGPFTSHAVGSEAIGILVNLNLDSESRANLIQPAKISIMVDILNEGSIETKINCTRLIEMLMVGKDFESEIVSSLSLLVGLLRLVKDKRHPNGVAAGLGLLKMICSHEEIRNSVVGFGAIPQLVQLLPNLSAESLELALCILEALLSLPAGILALKGCPQTIPNMVKLLMKVSETCTQLALSILWAVCKISPEECAPVAVDAGLAAKLLLVIQSGCNPVLKQKAAELLKLCSLNYTATIFISKCKLTKTIQ, encoded by the coding sequence ATGCCGATGTATCAACCACCTAGCCGGCGGAGGGACGGCGATGTGAAGCACGAAATGGGCGGCGGCGGGCAGGTGTTGGATCTGGAAACCGCCGTGAAAGACGGGATCTTGGGCGGCGGAGGCGGGGCTGTCTGCAGCGGCGAGAAGTTGGATCTGAAGAAGATGATTGAAGAGCTGGACTCAATCGAGGTCCCGGCGGTCTTCATTTGCCCGATTTCCTTGGAGCCAATGCAAGATCCTGTAACGCTCTGCACCGGCCAGACGTACGAGAAGCCCAACATCCTGAAATGGTTTTCTCTTGGCCACTTCACTTGCCCCATCACAATGGTAGAGCTTTGGGACGATTCTCTCACGCCAAACAAGACTCTCCACCAACTGATTCACAGTTGGTTTTCGCAGAAGTACTTGGTGATGAAGAAGAGGTCAGAGGATGTACAAGGAAGGGCCTTGGAGCTGCTGGAGACATTGAAGAAGGTCAAGGGCCAAGCCAGAGTTAAAGCTCTCAAGGAGCTCAGGTTGGTTGTCAATGGCCATGATTCAGCCAGGAAAACAGTGAAGGAAAATGGTGGTATTGGCTTCATTTCTTCCCTATTAGGTCCTTTCACTTCGCATGCTGTTGGGTCCGAGGCAATTGGAATTCTTGTGAACTTGAATCTCGATTCAGAGTCAAGAGCTAATTTGATCCAACCCGCCAAAATATCGATAATGGTGGACATTTTGAATGAGGGGTCGATTGAGACAAAGATCAATTGTACAAGATTGATAGAAATGTTGATGGTGGGGAAGGATTTTGAGTCAGAAATTGTGTCAAGTTTGAGCCTTTTGGTTGGGCTATTGAGGTTAGTGAAGGACAAGAGGCACCCAAACGGAGTAGCAGCTGGGCTTGGATTGCTCAAAATGATTTGTTCACACGAAGAGATTAGGAATTCAGTTGTAGGCTTTGGGGCCATTCCTCAGCTAGTTCAGCTTTTGCCCAATCTGAGTGCAGAGTCTTTGGAATTAGCACTTTGCATTCTTGAAGCATTGCTAAGCCTGCCGGCGGGCATATTGGCTTTGAAGGGTTGCCCTCAAACCATTCCCAATATGGTCAAATTGTTGATGAAGGTCTCAGAGACTTGCACTCAGCTGGCTTTGTCAATCTTGTGGGCTGTCTGTAAGATTTCCCCGGAAGAATGTGCTCCGGTTGCCGTGGATGCCGGCCTGGCAGCAAAGCTCCTCTTGGTGATCCAGAGTGGCTGCAATCCGGTGTTGAAGCAAAAGGCGGCCGAGCTCTTGAAGTTGTGTAGCCTCAATTACACAGCCACCATCTTTATTTCCAAGTGTAAGCTTACAAAAACAATACAGTGA